A stretch of the Elephas maximus indicus isolate mEleMax1 chromosome 3, mEleMax1 primary haplotype, whole genome shotgun sequence genome encodes the following:
- the LOC126071895 gene encoding zinc finger protein 77-like gives MDSVDLEDVAVNFTQEEWALLNAAQRNLYKDVMLEIFRNMASVDSCAPMKTRTSSPQQVIFGNELSHREKIISFLTNDSQPNLEEKGKLHNIEDQPQIQDRNLRECVSGHRGQKIPACEVCGKTFMHSSSLKLHLRRHSGEKPYECNECGKAFSCPTYFREHVRMHTGEKPYECKYCWRAFSFYSSLQEHERTHTGEKPYKCKQCGKAFTCYSSLHGHERIHSKQKPYECKQCGKAFSCPKYFRQHVKMHSGEKPYECKQCGKVYSMSTNLRQHMITHSGERPYECTQCGKAFRWPTSLRLHMKTHSSEKPYECKQCGKAFVFPSCFQRHERTHSKEKPYECMHCAKAYKCLESLQGHLRKHTGEQH, from the exons GACTCCGTGGACTTAGAGGACGTGGCTGTGAACTTCACccaggaagagtgggctttgctgAATGCTGCTCAGAGGAACCTCTACAAAGATGTGATGCTGGAAATCTTCCGGAACATGGCCTCAGTAG ATAGTTGTGCTCCAATGAAAACCAGAACATCAAGTCCTCAGCAGGTTATTTTTGGGAATGAACTATCCCACAGAGAGAAAATAATAAGTTTCCTAACAAATGATTCCCAGCCCAATTTGGAAGAAAAAGGGAAACTTCATAACATAGAAGATCAGCCCCAAATCCAGGACAGGAATTTGAG GGAATGTGTGAGCGGTCATAGAGGACAGAAAATCCCTGCATGTGAAGTGTGTGGGAAAACGTTTATGCATTCCTCCTCCCTTAAGCTACATTTAAGACGTCACAGTggagaaaaaccttatgaatgtaatgaatgtgggaaagctttcagtTGTCCAACATACTTTCGGGAACATGTGAGAAtgcacactggagagaaaccctatgaatgtaagtaTTGTTGGAGAGCCTTCAGTTTTTACTCATCCCTTCAAGAACATGAGAGAacacacactggagagaaaccctataaatgtaagcagtgtgggaaagccttcactTGTTACTCCTCCCTTCATGGACATGAGAGAATACACAGTAAgcagaaaccttatgaatgtaagcaatgtggcAAAGCCTTCAGTTGTCCCAAATACTTTCGACAACATGTGAAAATGCACAGTggagaaaaaccctatgaatgtaagcaatgtgggaaagTCTACAGTATGTCCACCAACCTTCGACAGCATATGATAACGCACAGTGGCGAGAGACCATATGAATGTAcacaatgtgggaaagccttcagatGGCCTACCTCCTTACGATTACACATGAAAACACACTCTAgcgagaaaccctatgaatgtaaacAGTGTGGAAAAGCCTTCGTGTTTCCTTCATGCTTTCAAAGACACGAGAGAACACACAGTAAAGAGAAGCCCTATGAATGTATGCACTGTGCGAAAGCCTACAAATGCCTTGAATCCCTTCAAGGACACCTGAGGAAACACACTGGAGAGCAACACTAA